One genomic segment of Vibrio mimicus includes these proteins:
- a CDS encoding glycogen/starch/alpha-glucan phosphorylase yields MKPTQQKQFDKKLFQENVKRHLTATYATTVEHASARAWYLAMGRALAEFTTFDLLETEQDERILNSKSLNYLSLEFLIGRLTGNNLISMGVYEAVAQAMEELGQNLTDLLEEERDPSLGNGGLGRLAACFMDSCAAQEYPTVGYGLHYEYGLFKQSFEEGRQKEAPDVWCGVEGYPWEVARPELKQEIGFYGHVEVINENGKERRRWVPGMLVQAMPWDLPIVGYQSDTVYPLRLWECRAIAPFSLESFNNGNYFEAQHALIDAGNITKVLYPNDNHEKGKTLRLMQQYFHSAASVRDILRRHEAVGHALADLPKYETIQLNDTHPTIAIPELMRILIDEKQMSWEAAWAICSKTFAYTNHTLLPEALETWSESLIQRLLPRHMEIIYEINHRFLQEVRAKWPGDVAKQQKLSIIEEGFHRMVRMANLCVVGSYAVNGVAALHSELVKRDLFPEFVELYPGKIQNVTNGITPRRWLKFCNPDLSALISEKIGHEWPAKLDQLTKVAQYAEDAAFQKRFMEVKKANKARLADWVKDHMGIELDTNAIFDVQIKRLHEYKRQHLNMLHILSLYHRLINDPSFDMHPRVVFFAAKAAPGYHLAKEIIYAINMIAQKVNNDPRIGNKLKVVFIPDYRVSMAEIIIPAADVSEQISTAGKEASGTGNMKMALNGALTIGTMDGANVEIREEVGDDNIYIFGLEVDGVEALKARGYNPYDFYHADPLLKASLDLLVGEEFTPGAPGKLRATYDSLLDGGDPYLVLADFASYVKAHEAIDKQYRDQAGWAKKAILNTALVGKFSSDRSIRDYVNNIWKLNAVQR; encoded by the coding sequence ATGAAACCTACTCAACAGAAACAGTTTGACAAGAAGTTGTTCCAAGAAAACGTGAAGCGCCATTTAACCGCAACCTATGCCACGACGGTAGAGCACGCTTCGGCGCGTGCATGGTACTTGGCGATGGGACGAGCCCTTGCTGAATTTACGACGTTTGATTTGCTGGAAACCGAACAGGATGAGCGCATCCTTAATAGCAAAAGCCTGAACTACCTATCGCTGGAGTTTTTGATTGGCCGCTTAACTGGCAACAACTTGATCAGCATGGGCGTGTATGAAGCCGTTGCTCAAGCGATGGAAGAACTCGGCCAAAACCTGACCGACTTGCTGGAAGAAGAACGCGACCCATCATTAGGTAACGGTGGTTTGGGGCGTCTTGCTGCTTGTTTTATGGATTCTTGCGCAGCGCAAGAATACCCGACCGTAGGCTACGGTCTGCACTACGAATATGGTCTGTTTAAACAGTCTTTTGAAGAAGGCCGTCAAAAAGAAGCGCCGGATGTATGGTGTGGAGTCGAAGGCTACCCGTGGGAAGTCGCGCGTCCTGAGCTGAAGCAGGAAATTGGTTTCTACGGCCACGTTGAAGTCATCAATGAAAATGGCAAAGAGCGTCGTCGTTGGGTACCGGGCATGCTGGTGCAAGCGATGCCGTGGGATCTGCCGATTGTCGGCTACCAAAGTGATACGGTTTACCCGCTGCGTTTGTGGGAATGTCGCGCAATTGCGCCTTTCTCGTTAGAAAGCTTCAACAACGGTAACTACTTTGAAGCGCAGCACGCGTTGATCGATGCTGGCAACATTACCAAAGTTCTGTATCCGAATGACAACCACGAAAAAGGTAAAACCCTGCGTTTGATGCAGCAGTATTTCCACAGTGCAGCATCGGTGCGCGATATTCTGCGTCGCCATGAAGCCGTAGGTCATGCGTTGGCCGATCTGCCGAAATACGAAACCATTCAGCTTAACGATACGCACCCAACCATCGCGATCCCTGAGTTGATGCGTATTCTGATTGATGAAAAGCAGATGTCTTGGGAAGCGGCGTGGGCGATCTGTTCGAAAACCTTCGCGTATACCAACCATACTTTGCTGCCAGAAGCGCTGGAAACGTGGAGTGAATCGTTGATCCAACGCTTACTGCCACGTCACATGGAGATCATTTACGAGATCAACCATCGCTTCTTGCAAGAAGTACGTGCCAAATGGCCGGGTGATGTCGCGAAACAGCAAAAGCTCTCCATTATCGAAGAAGGCTTCCACCGCATGGTGCGTATGGCCAACTTGTGTGTGGTCGGCTCTTATGCGGTGAACGGCGTAGCCGCGCTGCACTCTGAATTGGTGAAGCGTGACCTGTTCCCTGAGTTTGTTGAGCTCTATCCGGGCAAAATTCAGAACGTGACTAACGGTATCACTCCGCGTCGCTGGCTAAAGTTCTGTAACCCAGATTTGTCTGCGCTCATATCCGAGAAGATTGGTCACGAGTGGCCAGCGAAACTGGATCAACTCACCAAAGTGGCGCAGTACGCGGAAGATGCCGCGTTCCAAAAACGTTTTATGGAAGTGAAAAAAGCCAACAAAGCGCGTTTGGCTGATTGGGTGAAAGATCACATGGGCATCGAGCTTGATACCAATGCGATCTTTGATGTGCAGATTAAACGTCTGCATGAGTACAAGCGTCAGCACCTCAATATGCTGCACATTTTGTCGCTCTATCACCGTCTCATCAATGATCCAAGTTTTGACATGCATCCACGTGTGGTGTTCTTCGCGGCGAAAGCGGCGCCGGGCTATCACTTGGCGAAAGAGATCATCTACGCCATCAACATGATCGCGCAAAAAGTGAATAACGATCCGCGTATCGGCAACAAACTCAAAGTGGTGTTCATTCCGGATTATCGCGTCAGCATGGCGGAAATCATCATTCCTGCGGCGGATGTTTCTGAGCAGATCTCAACTGCAGGTAAAGAAGCATCCGGTACTGGCAACATGAAGATGGCGCTCAACGGTGCTCTGACCATAGGTACGATGGACGGCGCGAACGTGGAGATCCGCGAAGAAGTGGGCGATGACAACATCTACATCTTCGGTCTTGAAGTGGATGGTGTAGAAGCACTGAAAGCGCGTGGCTACAACCCATACGATTTCTATCATGCCGACCCGCTGCTCAAAGCGTCACTGGATCTACTGGTGGGTGAAGAGTTTACGCCGGGTGCTCCGGGCAAACTGCGCGCGACCTATGACAGCTTGCTCGATGGCGGTGACCCGTATCTGGTACTGGCGGATTTCGCCTCTTACGTGAAAGCGCATGAAGCGATCGACAAACAGTACCGTGACCAAGCGGGTTGGGCTAAGAAAGCCATCCTCAATACTGCGTTGGTGGGCAAGTTCAGCTCCGACCGCAGTATCCGCGATTACGTGAATAACATCTGGAAGCTAAACGCGGTTCAGCGTTAA
- the malT gene encoding HTH-type transcriptional regulator MalT → MWIPSKLTRPGRLHNAIVRPRVLELLQHATCYKLVLFRSPAGYGKTTMAAQWLADKPNVGWYSIDDSDNDPFRFMNYLLQAINKATHNACPNAQKLAEKRQFSSLHSLFSEVFAEMADYHGECYVVLDDYHLISDETIHEAMRFFLKHMPDNLTLVVTSRSTPPLGTANLRVRDLMIEIGNELLAFDTEETTRFFNQRVSDGIDALTANHLRDYVEGWPSAMQLIALQAQHQHRTLAQTIESVSHFNHAHLWDYLVEEVFDLLDDETRYFLMQCSVLDHFDDALVSSLTGRDDALAMIESLNRFGLFISPLEGETNWYRFHNLFAEFLAHQRQARIPQQEQDLQRAAAKAWLEAATPHQALRHAHSAQDSELLASILSQFGWKMFNQGELEVLEAAINQLTSTQLYSEPKLCMLQAWLAQSQHRYNDVGALLAKAAKEMKALNVELSTKEQGEFNALRAQVAINQNEPEKALELAELALSQLDHTTYRSRIVATSVVGEVNHVLGHLSRALSMMQQTEKLARQYQVYHQALWALLQQSEILLAQGYVQAAYEVQDNAFKLIEEQQLHQVPLHEFLLRIRAQILWCWNRLDEAEQAAYKGLSVLENHSQSKHLHCYSMLARIAIGRGELDKAGRFIEQIQHLLKQSTYHVDWTANASLSLLLYWQAKENSTEIRQWLQSSIRPDKACNHFFQLQWRNIARAQIQLGELNEARATLEFIQEQAQKYQLVTDTNRNLIVEALLAITEGDDQQASDKLKQALRLTNQTGMIGNFLIDGGKIGHLLEKLVHKGELGDLERHRAHLLLKEISTTQRSRSIHFDEEFVEKLVNHPNIPELVRTSPLTQREWQVLGLIYSGFSNEQIAHELDVAGTTIKTHIRNLYQKLNIANRKEAVHTAEQLLQLIGY, encoded by the coding sequence ATGTGGATCCCTTCGAAACTGACTCGCCCGGGACGTTTGCATAACGCCATCGTCCGCCCCCGTGTTCTGGAATTATTGCAACACGCCACCTGCTACAAATTAGTGCTATTCCGCTCTCCGGCGGGGTATGGCAAAACCACCATGGCCGCCCAGTGGCTTGCCGATAAGCCCAATGTGGGTTGGTACAGTATTGATGATAGCGATAACGATCCGTTTCGCTTTATGAACTATCTGCTGCAAGCCATCAATAAAGCGACCCACAACGCCTGCCCCAACGCACAAAAATTAGCGGAGAAGCGTCAGTTTTCCTCACTACACTCGCTGTTTAGTGAAGTGTTTGCCGAGATGGCTGACTACCACGGCGAATGCTATGTAGTGCTGGATGATTACCATCTGATCAGCGATGAAACCATTCACGAAGCGATGCGCTTTTTCTTAAAACACATGCCAGATAATTTAACGCTGGTGGTGACGAGCCGCTCAACGCCACCTTTGGGTACGGCTAATCTGCGCGTACGTGACTTAATGATTGAGATCGGCAATGAGCTTTTGGCTTTTGATACCGAAGAAACCACGCGCTTTTTCAACCAACGCGTTTCCGATGGGATTGATGCACTAACCGCCAATCACCTGCGCGATTATGTGGAAGGCTGGCCTTCAGCAATGCAGCTCATCGCTCTACAAGCACAGCATCAACACCGCACGCTCGCTCAAACCATCGAATCGGTTTCGCATTTTAATCATGCCCACCTTTGGGATTATCTGGTCGAAGAAGTGTTCGATCTGCTCGATGATGAAACCCGCTATTTCTTGATGCAGTGTTCGGTACTTGACCATTTTGACGATGCCTTGGTAAGCAGTTTGACCGGGCGTGATGATGCCTTGGCGATGATTGAGTCTCTCAACCGATTTGGGCTGTTTATCTCGCCACTGGAAGGGGAAACCAACTGGTATCGCTTCCATAATCTGTTTGCCGAATTCTTAGCACATCAACGCCAAGCACGCATTCCACAGCAAGAGCAAGATTTGCAACGCGCCGCCGCCAAAGCATGGTTAGAAGCCGCAACCCCTCACCAAGCCCTGCGTCATGCGCATTCAGCGCAAGATAGTGAGCTGCTGGCGAGCATTTTGAGCCAGTTTGGTTGGAAGATGTTTAACCAAGGTGAGCTCGAAGTGTTGGAAGCAGCAATTAATCAACTGACTTCAACTCAACTGTATAGCGAGCCAAAATTGTGCATGCTGCAAGCGTGGCTTGCACAGAGTCAGCACCGTTATAACGATGTGGGCGCATTACTCGCCAAAGCGGCGAAAGAGATGAAAGCGCTCAACGTTGAGCTCTCCACCAAAGAGCAAGGTGAATTTAACGCGCTGCGCGCGCAAGTCGCGATTAATCAAAATGAGCCAGAAAAAGCATTGGAGCTCGCCGAACTTGCTTTAAGCCAGTTGGATCACACCACCTATCGCAGCCGCATTGTCGCGACCTCTGTCGTTGGTGAAGTGAACCACGTATTAGGTCATCTCAGCCGTGCACTCTCCATGATGCAGCAAACGGAAAAACTGGCGCGCCAATATCAGGTGTATCACCAAGCCTTATGGGCATTACTGCAACAGAGCGAAATTCTACTAGCGCAGGGCTATGTGCAAGCCGCATACGAAGTTCAGGATAACGCGTTTAAGTTGATTGAAGAGCAGCAGCTGCACCAAGTTCCGCTACATGAATTTTTGCTGCGGATTCGCGCACAAATTTTATGGTGTTGGAATCGCTTGGATGAAGCCGAGCAAGCCGCATACAAAGGGCTGAGCGTGCTAGAAAACCATTCACAGAGTAAACACCTGCACTGTTATTCCATGCTGGCCAGAATCGCCATCGGGCGTGGTGAATTGGATAAAGCCGGACGCTTCATTGAGCAGATCCAACACCTGCTCAAGCAATCTACTTACCATGTGGATTGGACGGCGAATGCTTCGCTCTCTTTGCTGCTCTACTGGCAAGCCAAGGAAAACAGCACCGAGATCCGCCAATGGCTGCAATCCAGCATTCGTCCCGATAAAGCGTGTAACCACTTCTTCCAATTGCAATGGCGCAATATTGCCCGCGCGCAGATCCAATTGGGTGAGCTGAATGAGGCGCGTGCGACTCTAGAATTTATTCAGGAACAAGCACAGAAATATCAATTGGTCACCGATACCAATCGAAATTTGATTGTGGAAGCGCTGCTGGCTATCACGGAAGGCGATGACCAACAAGCTAGCGACAAGTTAAAACAAGCACTGCGCCTGACTAACCAAACTGGCATGATTGGTAATTTCCTGATCGATGGTGGCAAAATTGGTCATCTGCTGGAGAAGCTAGTTCACAAAGGTGAGCTGGGGGATTTGGAGCGCCATCGCGCCCATCTACTGCTCAAAGAGATCTCAACGACTCAACGCAGCCGCTCCATCCACTTTGACGAAGAGTTTGTGGAAAAGCTGGTCAATCATCCAAATATTCCCGAACTGGTGCGCACCAGTCCACTGACGCAGCGCGAATGGCAAGTGCTTGGGCTTATCTATTCCGGTTTTAGTAATGAGCAGATTGCCCACGAATTGGATGTGGCGGGCACAACCATTAAAACGCACATTCGTAACCTGTATCAAAAACTCAATATCGCGAATCGCAAAGAAGCGGTACACACCGCCGAGCAGTTATTGCAATTGATAGGCTATTAA
- a CDS encoding YibL family ribosome-associated protein: MNLKTDIQQLNNRIDTCRRKLDAAKSRADSEMISKFTDELEALTKRLNSVKGKQDYDLNKMRKTIADMPFSREITKLEQADLGKLKKSVKGLVLVHPTTKIGKALRVEVMTGFAPKPF, encoded by the coding sequence ATGAACCTTAAAACCGATATTCAACAACTCAACAATCGCATCGATACTTGCCGTCGTAAGTTGGATGCCGCAAAAAGTCGCGCCGATTCAGAAATGATCAGCAAGTTCACTGATGAATTAGAAGCTCTGACTAAACGTTTGAATAGCGTGAAAGGCAAGCAAGATTACGATCTGAATAAAATGCGTAAAACCATTGCCGATATGCCTTTCTCACGTGAAATCACCAAGCTTGAGCAAGCGGATTTGGGCAAGCTGAAAAAGTCGGTGAAAGGTTTGGTTCTTGTTCACCCAACTACAAAAATCGGCAAAGCATTACGTGTCGAAGTGATGACGGGTTTCGCGCCTAAGCCATTCTAA
- a CDS encoding methyl-accepting chemotaxis protein, whose translation MSLTIRQRLYILSLVPLLIIALSMMYFTFSETRLLSQEQMRNTREAMMEMKQAELKSYLQIADTALTPLKTRQASLDEALTVLREIQFGQNGYIFGYDSQGTRLLLGKSTNGLGENFMNMQDTQGNYLIRDLIKNARVDQFTTYYFPKPGEQTPLPKLSYSVYLPQWDLTIGTGFYTDDVDAEIAAMEARAEQQLKQVIYTLSSITLVIVVLVGIMAILINRSIMHPLELFDRSINSFASGDADLTARMERFSVPEFSKLSQNFNRFVESLQNIIKRVNQVGQQVVEETNAMSERAAQVDNLASNQREETEQVATAMTEMTTTAQEISNNANNAAQSAKDAENNATDVHNIVNAAARSVQALAEEVADASSVIGKLEGDVNNITSSLAVIQDIAEQTNLLALNAAIEAARAGEQGRGFAVVADEVRKLASRTQESTQEIHTMIQQLKAGSDAAVKAMESSQQRSITTVREANAAAEALQKIQASIGTIMDMNALIATATEEQSIVGQEISQRIVVISDQSSESATLANQNRQGSQTLNGRAHELYELVARFKV comes from the coding sequence ATGAGCCTAACCATTCGACAACGACTGTATATCCTTTCCTTGGTGCCCTTGCTCATCATAGCGTTAAGTATGATGTACTTTACTTTCAGTGAAACTCGCCTGCTCAGCCAAGAGCAAATGCGCAACACCCGCGAAGCGATGATGGAAATGAAACAGGCCGAGCTGAAATCCTATTTGCAAATCGCCGATACCGCCCTGACTCCGCTCAAAACTCGTCAAGCTTCATTGGATGAAGCGCTAACGGTATTGCGTGAAATCCAATTTGGGCAAAACGGTTACATCTTTGGCTACGATTCTCAAGGCACTCGCTTACTACTGGGTAAATCCACTAATGGATTGGGCGAGAATTTTATGAACATGCAAGACACCCAAGGTAACTACCTGATCCGAGACTTAATCAAAAACGCCAGAGTAGATCAGTTTACGACTTACTATTTCCCCAAACCAGGTGAACAAACGCCATTACCCAAGTTGAGCTATTCTGTTTATCTTCCTCAGTGGGATCTCACTATCGGTACCGGTTTTTATACTGATGATGTGGATGCAGAAATAGCCGCCATGGAAGCTCGTGCCGAACAGCAGCTCAAGCAAGTCATCTATACACTGAGCAGCATTACTCTCGTGATTGTCGTTTTGGTTGGCATCATGGCGATTCTTATTAATCGTAGCATCATGCACCCACTTGAACTGTTTGATCGTTCCATCAACTCTTTTGCTAGTGGTGATGCCGATCTCACGGCACGCATGGAGCGTTTCAGCGTTCCTGAATTTTCTAAGCTAAGCCAAAACTTCAACCGTTTTGTGGAAAGTCTGCAAAATATCATCAAACGGGTGAATCAAGTTGGGCAACAAGTCGTTGAAGAAACCAATGCGATGAGTGAGCGAGCAGCGCAAGTGGATAATTTAGCCTCTAACCAGCGAGAAGAAACCGAACAAGTGGCGACCGCGATGACAGAAATGACGACCACAGCGCAAGAAATTTCCAACAACGCCAATAATGCTGCCCAATCCGCCAAAGATGCTGAAAATAATGCAACCGATGTACATAACATAGTGAATGCCGCCGCTCGCTCAGTGCAAGCGCTGGCAGAAGAAGTCGCGGATGCTAGTAGTGTTATCGGAAAGCTCGAAGGTGATGTGAATAACATCACCTCCTCACTGGCTGTCATTCAAGACATTGCTGAACAAACCAACTTATTGGCACTGAACGCCGCAATCGAAGCGGCAAGGGCAGGAGAACAAGGACGCGGCTTCGCCGTGGTTGCTGATGAGGTACGTAAACTTGCCAGCCGTACTCAAGAGAGTACGCAAGAGATTCATACCATGATCCAACAGTTAAAAGCGGGCTCAGATGCGGCCGTAAAAGCCATGGAATCGAGTCAACAACGCAGTATTACCACGGTTCGTGAAGCCAATGCGGCAGCCGAAGCGCTACAAAAAATCCAAGCGTCCATCGGGACAATTATGGATATGAACGCGCTCATTGCGACAGCAACCGAAGAGCAGAGCATTGTCGGTCAAGAAATCTCACAACGTATTGTGGTGATATCGGATCAAAGCAGTGAATCCGCGACACTCGCGAATCAAAACCGCCAAGGTAGCCAAACCTTGAATGGGCGAGCACATGAACTGTATGAGTTGGTAGCACGCTTTAAGGTTTGA
- a CDS encoding YebC/PmpR family DNA-binding transcriptional regulator, giving the protein MGRSFEVRKASMAKTQGAKIKVYSKYGKEIYVCAKNGGTDPDMNLSLRHLITKAKKDQVPAHVIEKALDKANGGAGEDYQPARYEGFGPGGASVIVDCLSDNGNRTYQDVRQCFVKTGAKIGTPGVVAHMFDHQAVFQFQGDDEEAILEALMMADAEVTDIELEDGVITVFAPNTEFFKVKTALNEAFPDLTLDVEEITFVPQNRTVVSGEDAEKFQKFLDMLDDCDDVQQVYHNADIE; this is encoded by the coding sequence ATGGGAAGAAGTTTTGAAGTGCGCAAAGCCTCTATGGCGAAAACTCAAGGCGCAAAAATTAAAGTTTACTCAAAATACGGTAAAGAGATTTACGTTTGTGCGAAAAACGGCGGTACTGACCCTGACATGAACTTATCGCTTCGTCACCTGATCACGAAAGCGAAAAAAGACCAAGTACCAGCGCACGTTATTGAAAAAGCACTGGATAAAGCTAACGGTGGTGCAGGTGAAGATTACCAACCAGCACGTTACGAAGGCTTTGGCCCAGGTGGCGCAAGCGTGATCGTTGATTGTCTGAGTGACAACGGCAACCGTACCTACCAAGACGTTCGTCAATGCTTTGTGAAAACAGGCGCGAAAATTGGTACCCCTGGTGTGGTAGCGCATATGTTTGATCACCAAGCTGTTTTCCAATTCCAAGGCGATGATGAAGAAGCGATTCTTGAAGCGCTGATGATGGCTGATGCAGAAGTGACAGACATTGAACTAGAAGATGGTGTTATTACCGTATTTGCACCAAACACAGAATTCTTCAAAGTAAAAACTGCTCTGAACGAAGCATTCCCAGACCTGACTCTGGATGTGGAAGAGATCACTTTCGTTCCACAAAACCGCACAGTAGTGAGCGGTGAAGACGCAGAGAAATTCCAGAAGTTCCTCGATATGCTGGATGACTGCGACGACGTACAGCAGGTTTACCACAACGCGGATATCGAATAA
- a CDS encoding DUF3283 family protein, whose translation MSFNLALLSAEEKNKVELDKQASFLVWRLKQVKSGPEEITKQMAKIASESEKQWFQQSIEKYKRVMGVA comes from the coding sequence ATGTCTTTCAACCTTGCATTACTGAGTGCGGAAGAGAAAAACAAAGTAGAACTTGATAAACAAGCTTCTTTCCTTGTTTGGCGACTTAAGCAAGTAAAATCAGGACCGGAAGAGATCACTAAGCAGATGGCCAAGATTGCTTCTGAAAGCGAAAAACAGTGGTTTCAACAGTCGATAGAGAAGTACAAAAGAGTGATGGGCGTTGCGTAG
- a CDS encoding PA3496 family putative envelope integrity protein, with protein MSINSIDHDDMTSITNKWDSVEEVESLKPAKSIKSAEARRRIETLREIRESGLTIEEAKELGLLH; from the coding sequence ATGTCCATTAATTCAATTGACCATGATGACATGACGAGCATTACCAACAAATGGGATTCAGTCGAAGAGGTTGAGTCACTAAAACCCGCCAAAAGCATAAAATCAGCAGAGGCTCGACGTCGTATCGAAACGTTGCGTGAGATACGCGAAAGTGGCCTAACGATTGAGGAAGCCAAAGAGCTTGGATTACTTCATTAG
- a CDS encoding transcriptional regulator: MSELHLWLSDVHQWYQSKNREHVAMLQPLIFNVPAQIWNPKLSETQGKAIACWLDACLRQFTYYRESDAEKALQFLNLAYGRLQLCAAQPLCDIELKSWCMLRMQQLMVLSLEYLNQQPDGQQQSVSLIEAHVQFMAFHAWNDDQGNSPRRNDGEETLLS, translated from the coding sequence ATGAGTGAGTTACACCTCTGGTTGAGTGATGTTCATCAATGGTATCAAAGCAAGAATCGTGAGCATGTCGCCATGCTGCAACCTTTGATCTTTAATGTGCCAGCGCAGATCTGGAATCCGAAATTGAGTGAGACACAGGGTAAAGCCATCGCCTGTTGGCTTGACGCTTGTTTGCGCCAATTTACTTACTATCGTGAAAGTGATGCCGAAAAAGCTCTACAGTTCCTAAACCTAGCTTATGGCCGTTTGCAGCTTTGTGCAGCTCAGCCTCTGTGTGATATAGAGCTGAAATCTTGGTGTATGCTACGTATGCAGCAATTGATGGTATTGAGCTTAGAATATCTGAACCAGCAACCGGATGGCCAACAGCAATCCGTCTCACTCATTGAGGCACATGTACAATTTATGGCGTTTCATGCTTGGAACGATGATCAAGGTAACTCTCCTCGCAGAAATGATGGAGAAGAAACCCTTCTTTCTTG